From bacterium:
GCCGTCTACCGGGCCGACCTCGCGGGCCAATTTAGCGGTCACGGCGTCTACGTCCGCCCGCGAGGCGAGCCCCCGGGCGACGACGGACTGGTTCGACACGACGTAGACCAACCACCCGGCGGCCTTGAACGTCTCCACCGCGGCGCGGGCGAACGGGAAGACCTCCAGCTCGGCCGCGTTTTTGATATAATCGGGCCGGTCCCGGTTGAGGACGCCGTCGCGGTCCAACAACGCAACGCGCACCATACTCAAATCCTAAGATAATCGTGGCCCCGGAGCAAGTTATTAAAAAACCGGAAGAGAACGGCCGCGGCCGCTTCTTCCGCGCCGCCGGCGTAATCGGCGTCGCCACCGTCGCGAGTCGCATCCTCGGCCTGGCGCGCGAAATAGCGTTCGCCGGCATCTTCGGCGCCAACTGGGTCACGGACGCCTTCCGCATCGCGTACGTCATACCGTACCTCCTCCGGCGCCTGCTGGGCGAGGGCGCGATGTCGGCCTTCTTCGTCCCGGTATTCACCGAGCAGCTCGAGCGGGAAGGCCGCGACGGCGCGTTCCGCTTCGCGCAATCCCTCTACACCCTATTCCTCACGTGCGTCGTCATCGCCGTTATCTTAGGGGTCCTGGCGATGCCGGCCGTCGTCGCCGTAATCGCGCCGGGGTTCGTACGCCAGGCCGCGACCTTCGGCCTATCCGCCAGCCTGGCCCGCTTAATGCTTCCCTACATGTTGTTTATGATGACGTCGGCGCTCGCGATGGGAATTCTGAACTCGTTCTACCGCTTCGCCGTCCCGGCGTGCGCGCCCATAGTGATGAACGTCTTCGCGCTCGGCTCGCTTTTCATCCTGGTTCCCCTCTTCGGCGAAACCCCTCAAGAGCAGATATACGCCCTTACGGTCGGCGTATTGGCGGGCGGCGTGGCGCAGGTTCTCATACAAGTCCCGAGCCTACGCAAAGTCGGCTTTCGCTTCCGGCCGCGCTTCGACTTCCGCCACCCGGCGATCAAAAAAGTAGGGATTTTGATGGTCCCGGCGCTGTTCTCCATCGGCGTCATCCGCATCAACCTGTTAATCAGCACCGCCGCGGCCTCGTTCGTCGGCGTCGGCGTCGTATCGTTCATTATGTACGCCGAACGGCTGTTGCAGTTCCCGATGGGCGTCTTCGGCTTCTCGCTCGCGAACGCGCTGCTGCCGCGCATCAGCCGCCACGCCGCGCGCGGCGAAATAGAAACCTTTAAAGACCTCCTATCCTTCGCGCTGCGGGCGTCGCTCTTCATATCGCTGCCGGCGACGGCGGGGCTAATCGTCCTGGGCGAGCCGCTGGTACGGGTCATCTACGAGCGCGGCGCGTTCACCGCCGCGGACGCCGCCGCCACGTCGGTCATCCTCGGCGCCTTCGCCGTCGGCCTCTTCGCCTTCGTCGGGATGCAAATAGTGACGCCGGCGTTCTACGCCCTCAAGCTCCCCAAAGAACCGATACGGGGCGGCGTCGTGGCGCTGGTTAGCAACCTGATCTTCGCCGTCGTCTTGGCCTTACTGTTCAAAGGGCCCGGGATTGCCCTCGCGATCTCGATATCGACCACCTGCACGCTGGCCTATCTCCTCCACCGCTTGCGCCGGGCGGTGGGCCCGATAGGATTCAGGCGGATCGCCGTCGCGGGCGCGCGCTTCGGCGGCGCGAGCGTCCTTCTGGCCGCGTTTCTCGTGCTCGCCCGGGTCGCCCTCGGGCGCTACGTTCCGGCGGCGACGCTGCCCCAGGCCGGCGCGCTACTGGCTATCGTGGCCACCGCGGTTCCGGCGTACGTACTCCTCGCCCGGCTTTTCGGCGCGCCCGAGGTTAGAGAGGTAATTAATATCGTCTTGAGGAGGAAATAACGCGCTTAACGCGCGGGTAAATAAAACCCCTCTCGCGAGGGAATTTTTTCGCCCGGCGTCGGGTCGTATAGTAAGCCGACGCCCGTATCGGGAACGGCATCGCCTCTAAAGCCCCTTTTTCTACCTCAAAAAAACCGGGGCGCCCGGAAGTCCAGGCGCCCTTTTGCCGAGTCCTTGTTAAAGTAATTTACGCGTCCAAGATCGCCTCGACTTCTTCCTTATCGACGTCCATAACGTACGGGATCCCGCTGATCGCGGCCGCCTCCGGCGTTAGCGCCGCCAGGTCGTCGCGTGATATGTACTCCAGCGCGAACTTGCGGCTGCCGCACATGAGCTGCCGCAATCCCTGGGCGAGGCGCTCGTAGTAGGTGTACAGGCCGATGGCGCCGGGCGGCAGCTTCTCGAACTCGTCGTCGCCGAGTTCTTTGCGGAGCTCGGCCGCGGTCACGAAGATCTCGTCTATCGTATCGCCGAACCGCTCGACGTAGACCGGGAGTTGATGTTCCGCGATCGTGCGGCCTATCGTCTTGCCCACCATCGCCGCGGCGATGGGGCCGCGGGCCATGCCGACGAGCTTGACGAACGGCGCGCCCAACGCCAGCGCCTTGAATATCTGGTCCTCGAAGGTGAAGCCGCCCGCCGCGGCCAGCGCCGGCACGTGTTCGCCGCGGTCGGCCAGCCGCTTCGCGTACCGGTACAACAACGAGTGGATTTCAACCGGCGGGACGCCCCACTCGTTCATCATACGCCACGGGCTCATACCGGTCCCGCCGCCGGCGCCGTCCACCGTCAATAGATCCAGCTTGTATTTGGAGGCGAACTTGACGGCCCGGGCGAGGTCCGCCGGCCGGTACGCCCCCGTTTTCAGGAAAACGTATTTCGCGCCCGCCTTACGCAGTTCTTCCACGCGGCCGGCGAACGATTCCTCCGTCACCATGCCGACGCGCGAGTGTCGCTCGAACTCCTTGAAGGCCCCCCGCTCGAAGGCCTGGATAACGTCCGGGTCGGTGGGGTTCGGAAGGACGATGTAGCCGCGCTCGTACAGAAGCTGCGCCTTTTTCAGGTCGCGAACCTTGACCTCGCCGCCGATATCCTTGGCGCCCTGGCCCCACTTGAGCTCGACGCACTGCGCCCCCAGCTTCTCTATAGCGTATTCCTGGACGCCCAGGCGCGTGTCCTCGATGTTGGCCTGGACGACGATGGCGCCGTAACCGTCGCGCTGGTTGTCCGTGAACAGCGCTACGCGCCGTTTGAGGTCCACCGTATCTACGACGCGGCCGTTTTTGATCTTGCTCTCCGGGTCCATGCCGACGACGTTTTCGCCGATGGTGAGGCCGGTCCCGGCCAACGCCGTTCCGATGGCCAACCCTTCCCAGTTGTTCTTGGCGATGTTGGTCGAACCGATGCCGGGGATCATAATCGGCAGCCGGAACTTAAGGCCATCGTCGTGGCCCAGCCGGACCTCGGTGTTGACCGCCGGGAAAATAGCCTTGTCGCTGTCGGCCTCCACGCCGTGCGCGCCCACGGCGGTTCCCATGATGTTGAAATGCGAGTAATCCACGGGATAGGCCTTTTCCGCGGCGGTGGTTATGACGCCGAACGGCTGCGGGTAGATGACCTCGTGGCCGCGGTAGGCCGACTTGCCGATCTCGCACATGCCGATGCAGCCGTCTACGCACGTGACGCACATCCCGGAGGCCGGGACGATGGAATCCTCGGTTCGGTTCTTGGTCAGCGTGGCGGCCGAAGCGTTTATCCTGGACAACGACATCTTCGCATAACTCCTTTCCGAAATTTATTCCTTATCGATCTCGCAGGCGACGCAGGGGTCCATATAACACATCATATCGTGGAACTGCTCTTTTTCGATGCAGGGGGGCGCGAGGTTGGCGCACCCGCCGCATATCGCCTTCTCCGGCTCGGTATACGTACAACGGAGCTGGCAGGCGGGGCAGATGTAGATGCAGCCGCCGCACAGCCGGCACTCGTCGGATTTGATGTCGAACGGCGTACCGATGCTGCGGCGTTCTCCCCGGCCGCGGAAGCCGATGGCCTTGGCCATCATCTGCTCCTCGCACATCCGCACGCACAGGCCGCACATGATGCAGTCCTCGTACTCCTGCTTGAAGCGCTGTCGCCGCACGTCGTGGGCCGAGGCGATGTCCTGTATAATCTTCGACTGCGGGCACGACGCCAGGAGCAGCTCGATGACCATCCGCCGGGCCCGGAGTACGCGTTCGGAGGCGGTGCGGACTTTAAGGCCCTCTTGCGCCGGGTACGTGCAGGAGGATACCAGCTTCGCCCGCGGCCCCTCGCCTACCTCGACGACGCAGAGCCGACACGCGCCGTAGGGTGACAGCCCCTCTTTGTAGCAGAGCGTCGGGACGGGGAAGCCGTAAAACCGGGCGGCCTCCAACAGCGTCGTTCCTTCCTCCACTTCCACCGGCAAGCCGTTGACCGTGAGTTTCACCATTACTTTTTCTTCCTCGCCGTTCTGCGGGTTTATTTACGGGCGGGGCGACCCGGCGCTACGCCTTTACGATCGCCTCGTGTTGGCACACCTCGTAGCACGAGCCGCATCTATTGCATTTCTCGGAATCGAGCGTAAACGGCTCGTCGGGCTCGCCGGCGATCGCCCCCTCGGGACACACCTTGGCGCACGCGCCGCACCCGGTGCAGCGTTCCGGGTCGATCGCGAACGAGATAAGTCCCTTACACACGCCCGCCGGGCATTTGCCGTCGCGCACGTGCGTCTCGTATTCCTCCCGGAAGTAACGAAGCGTCGACAGCGGCGGGTTGGGCGCCGTCTGGCCCAGGCCGCACATCGTCGTATCCTTGACGGCCTCGCCGAGCTCCCCAAGCAGCTCGAGGTGCTCCGGCGTCCCCTCGCCGCGCGTAATGTCGTCGAGGAGCTCGTACATACGCTGCGTACCCTTGCGGCAGGTGAAGCACTTGCCGCAGGACTCGTCCTTTAAAAAGTTCATAAAGTACCGGGCGACGTCCACCATACAGGTGTTCTCGTCCATGACGATCATACCGCCCGAGCCCATGATGGAGCCGGCCTCGGCCAGGCTGTCGTAGCTTATCGGCAGGTCGAACATCGACGCCGGGATGCAGCCGCCGGAGGGGCCCCCCGTCTGGACGGCCTTGACCGGCGCCTTACCCGACGGGCCGCCGCCGATGTCGTAGACGACCTCGCGAAGCGTAATCCCCATCGGCACCTCGACCAGGCCGGTGTTTTTGACCTTCCCCACCAGGCTGAAGATCTTAGTACCCTTGCTATTCTCGGTGCCGACCCGGGCGAACGCCGCGGCGCCCTTCCGGAAAAGTACCGGGACGTTGGCCCAGGTCTCGACGTTGTTTATGGCCGTCGGCTTGCCGTCGATGCCCTTCTCCACCGGGTACGGCGGCCGCTGCCGCGGTTCGCCCGTCTTGCCCTCGATCGAGCGCATGAGCGCCGTCTCCTCGCCGCATACGAACGCGCCCGCCCCTCGCACGAGGTCGAGGTCGAACGAAAACCCGGAATCGAGGATGTTATCTCCCAATAGGCCGAGTTCGCGGGCCTGGCGCAGCGCGATAACGAGGTGCTTAATCGCCAGCGGGTACTCGTTGCGGACGTAGACGACGCCGCGGTCGGCGCCCGTGGCGAAAGCGCCGATGAGCATCCCCTCGATGATGGCGTGGGGATTGCCCTCCAACAGGCTGCGGTCCATATAGGCGCCCGGGTCACCTTCGTCGGCGTTGCACACCACGAACTTGCCGCGGCCGTTCGGCTGCGCCGCCAACATCTCCCACTTCAACCCCGTGGGGAAACCCGCGCCTCCCCGGCCCCGGAGCCGCGAGGCTTTGACCTCTTCGACCGTCCACCCGCGGTCGCCCCGCTTCAGGACTTCAACGAAAGCCCCGTACCCGCCGTTCTCGACGTAATTGTAAACCCGAATCGGGTCGATCTTTTCGCTTTGGCCCAGCAGCGTACGGACCTGCTTTCGGAAGAACGGGACGTCTTGTTCGCCCGCGATTCTCTCGCCGGTCGCCGGGTCCTCGTACAACAGGTCCTCTAAAACTTCGCCCGCCGGTACGGCCTCCACGATCCGGGACATATCGTCCAAGCCGACGCGAGGGTAAAAGATGCCCCCCGGCTCGAGCAGCACCGACGGCTCCATCTCGCAGAAGCCGTGGCACCCCGTGATGCGGAGATGCACTTTTTCCGCCAAACCCTTATTCAAAATGTCGCGCTTGGCGATGCGAATGAGGTCGTTGGCGCCGCTGGCCTGGCCGCAAGTCCCGGCGTTGATAACGATAGTCGGAAATGCGGGGTCCCGGTCGCTCTCCAACCGCCCCCGGAGTTCCTCGAAATCTTCGACGGAAGTAAGTCGCTGCATATCCGTTCCTGCTCTCGTCCTTAAGTGGCGCGGGTAAAACGACGGCCTTCCCTGCCGCAACCCGCTTATATGTTAACGCCGTTGACGTCCAACATGTGACACTTGCAACCTCGCCGCGAGCAGATCTGGACGACGCCGCCGCCGCGGACGATCATGGAGACCATCGGCGCGCCGCACTCCGGGCACGCCGCCGGACCCCGCAGCTCCGCGTGGCAATGCGGACAGAAGAAGTTGACGACGGCGTCTTCGGGGATCTCGTATTCGGATTCGACCCTGTAGCTGCCGTAGAGGCTGGAGAGCCGGAGCCACCCGTGCTCGCGGCCGAAGGACATCGTTACCCGGATCGAGGGGTAGCCGTCGATCTCGGCTTCGGAGTCCATCAAGCCGTGGTTGCATCGCGGGCAATTCACTCGAATCGGGAAGATCCGCTTGTCCTTCTTGACCTCCACCTTGTCGAGCCCCTCTCGCGTTTGCCTGAGGATCCGTTTAACCTTGGTCGGCGAGACGTGCGAGAAGTAATGGCCGTCGACCACGACGATCGGGCCTAACGCGCACGCGCCCAGGCACGCGACCGTCTCGAGGGTAAACTCGCGGTCGGGCGTCGTCTCGCCGGGAGCGACGCCGAGTTGGCGCTCGAACTCCCCCGCGACGGCCGGCCCTCCGCGCACGTGGCACGCCGTTCCCAAGCACGCCGATACCAGGTGCTTACCGCGGGGTCGGAGGCTGAAGGATTTATAAAACGTCGCGACGCCGTAAATATCTACGAGCGAGGCGCCGGTCTTTTCGGCCACGACCTTGAGGCCACCCGCCGGGAGATACCCGTACTTGCTTTGGATCTCCTCCAGCATCGCCATAATCGCGCCCCGCCGGCCGAGGTGCGTCTCCACGGCCTCGTACAGCCGGGGCGCCTCGTAGCTCTCGAAGAGGTCGCACTCCCAGATCGTGACCTCCGCGTTTTTCAACCGGTGGGCGCACGTCGGCGCGTGAATGCAGGTCGTACATATCCCGCGGGAGGTGTCGACCGCCGCTCCACGCCCACTCGCGTGCGTCTTCGTGAGTTGCATTTCGCCTCCTAATTACGTCGACGTCGCGCCTCGACGAGAGGCCGCGTTCGGCGAGGTGTCGGCCTTCGTTACTCGTACTCCTCGCAGTGCCACACGCCTCCCGTAGGCCGCGGGAAATTACACTCGTCGCGTCTTTCGCAGTTTTTGCATAAACCCTGGTATTCGATGGCGTCAAATTCCGGGCGGTGCGACTTCCGCGGAAGCGGTACGACCTCCGAAAGGCCGCCGTTAATCTCGGTACTGCTGATATCGACGTAGTCGTCGTAGTCCTCGCAATCCCAAATCGCGACGCCGGGGTTGCGAATCCTATGGGCGCAATGGGGAGCGGCGTTGCAAGTGGAACAAATCCCGAGGTATTCCGCGGTGCCCTCGGCTACAACCCTCTCGCCAATCCCGGCCGCTACTTTCCCTTTGGTGCGGGCCATATCGTTCTCCTTTGCCTCGTTATTAAGGTCCGCTAACAGGATCTTCCGCTATTAATAATGTGCAAAACTCGTGCCAATTTTCACAAAGTAAAACGCCCCCCGACCGCCGACGCGTAAGTCCTGTAAAATAAGGCTATTAGGTTCTTTCCGGGTCGCAAAAAAACGGCGGCCTATCCGGGCCGCCTTTTAAAACCGGTTCTTGAACCGGGTAATTCAGGGACGTTGCGTAATTTTTACTCGCCCAACGTCACGTACTATCGCCATATCCCTCGGATTTCTTGAGCTTTTGGGCTAATGTTTTTCGGTTGATCCCGAGGACCTCGGCGGCCTCCGTCTTGTTGCCGCCGACGGAGGCGAGAACGTTCTGGATATACTCTACCTCCACTTCCTCCAGCGGCCGGGTAAGGTTGACCTCCCGTACGGTCCGGTGCCGCATGAGCGACGGGAGGTCCGGAACGTCGATTTCCTCCGCATCCGTCATCGCGACGAGCCGCTGGATCACGTTCTCCAGCTCACGGACGTTGCCCGGCCAGTTATACTCCCGGAAAACTTGGATTACCTTATCGGAAAGGCGGAGGGGCGTTTTGCCCAATTCGCCCGAGTACTTGTCGACGAATACGTTCGTGAGGAGGAGTATGTCGTCGCCCCGTTCGCGAAGCGGCGGGATGTCGATCGTGATCACGGCGAGGCGGTAATAGAGGTCGTCGCGAAACGCGCCCTTATTTACGAGGTGCAGGAGGTCTTTATTCGAAGCGGCGATAATGCGCACGTCGGCCTTGTGCGGCCGCCGCGAACCGACCATGTAGACGTTCTTATCTTGCAGCACGCGCAACAACTTCACTTGCATCGACAAGTTGGTTTCGGCGATCTCGTCGAGGAAGATCGTCCCCCCGTCCGCGGTTTGGAAGAAGCCGGCCCGCGTATCCCGCGCCCCGGTGAAGGCGCCCTTGACGTGGCCGAAGAGCTCGCTTTCGAGCAGCTCTTGCGGGACGGCGCCGCAGTTCACCGGTACGAACGGCGCCGCGGCCCGGTCGCTGGCGTAATGGGTCGCCCGGGCGACGAGTTCCTTGCCCGTCCCGCTCTCTCCCGTTATTAATACGGTGGCGTTCGTCGCCGCGGCCTTCTCGACGTCCTGGAAGACCTTGTGCATCACCTTCGATTCGGCCACCAGGCCGTAGCGCGAGAGGTCCCCGGGACGCGGGAGGCGCTCGGTCATACGACGCGCGCGCAGCTTCTCGAGTATGCGGCTTACGGCCGTTAATAACTCCTCGTCGGTGAACGGCTTCGCCAAGTACTCCTCCGCTCCCGTCTTCACCGCCTCCACCGCGTCGGGAACGGAGGCATACGCCGTAATCATCATGACCTCGGTGTCGGGAAGATTCTCGCGTACGTACCTGATTAATTCCAGGCCGCTCACGCGCGGCATCTTCATGTCGGTAATCACGAGGTCGACGGCCGTCTCGTCGAGAAGCTTTATCGCCTCCGGGGCGCCGGGCGCCGTAAACACCGCGTACCCCCGGGCCGCAAGCTTCCGCTGCAACGCCTCCAAGATTTCGGGTACGTCGTCTACTACCAGGAGCCGCGGTTTATCGTCGTTGACCATCGTCGTCGCTTTCCTTTTGATTTCCGGCAGGCCGGAGCGGGAGGCGGACTTCGAACCGCGAGCCCTTTCCCGGTTCGCTCTCCACCGCGACCGACCCGCCGTGCGCGGTTACGATCCCGTGAACGACCGGCAATCCCAAGCCCGTTCCCTGACCCACCTCCTTCGTCGTAAAGAACGGGAGGAAAATATTCCTCTTTATCTCCTCGCTCATTCCGACGCCCGTGTCCTCTACCGCCAAGTAGACGTATTCGCCGTTCGCCCCCGTACTTATCGTCAACTTCCCCCCGTCCGGCATCGCCTGGAACGCGTTGACCAGAAGGTTAATAACGACTTGGTGGAGCTGCGCCGGGTCGGCTACGATCTTCGGGACGTCGGAGGCGAGTCTAAACTCGCACTCGACGCTCTCTTTGCCGAAACGGGATTGGAGCAACGAGAGCGTTTCCTCTACGACGTCGCCGACGTCCACGGCTTGCTTTATCGTGGGGACCTCGCGTGCGAAAAAGAGGAGTTGCCTTACGATTCCGCGAGCGCGAAGCGTCGCCGTTAAAATTTTCCCCAAATCCTTAGCCCCCTGCGCCGAAAGGCCCGGGTCTTCCTTCAACAGCTCGGCGAAGCTCAGCACGCTGGCGAGAGGTTCGTTGAGCTCGTGGGCGATGCCGGCCGCGAGTTGGCCTATCGTCGCCAGGCGGTCCGCGTGCCAGAGCTGCTCATGAAGCTGCGCGCGTTCCTCCTCCGCGAGGCGATTTTCGATAATCAAACCTATCTGACGCGCGACGGCGTCGAGGAGGTTCTGTTCCTCCTGCAAGAAAACGCCCGGTTCATAATCCAGCTTGGCTTCCTTGTACTGTACCTCGAGCGCGCCCCTTTTTTCGCCGTGGACGAAGATATCCGCCGATAGTTTGTACGGCGTGTCTTCCAACTCCTCCGTCGCGTACACCGCGCCGTCGATCACGATCTTCCCGATCGTGATATCCGGGTATTGCATGGCGGGGGGTAGCAGCCGCACGATCTTCCGGAACACTTCCTCCGCAGAAATCCCGGGACGCGAGGCTGTCTCGGCTATTTTGTAAAGGCACGTCATCTCTTTGACGCGCTCGCGGAGCTTCCAATGGGTGCGGCGGTCGGCGACCGCGACGCCGAGGTTCTGCGCGACGCCCTCGAAGAGTTCCGCTTCGGCGCGGCCGAAGAAATCCTTCCGCCGCGATTTGAGGAGGAGGACGCCGATGTCCCCTACCCCCACGGCGAACGGAGCGACGATAAGCGACTCGTAATCGCCGCCGATAAGATAGGGCGCCGCCGAGGTCTCGCCGTCCGCGGAAGACCCCATTACCAACGTTTCGCCCGCGCCGCCGGTCCAGAACGTTCCCTTCTCGGTCAAACACGGTTGGCCGGCCGCGAGCCGGCCCCTTAGAACGTCTCGGCATAGCCTTTCGGTCGGCGCGTCGTCGGCGACGCACGGGAGGATTTTCCCGTCATCCTCGGCGACGCGGTCTATGATACCGAATCGGAAATTGCGGCTCGGTTCGCCGACCATCTCCGCGTAGTAGCAAAAATCGCCGTCGCGCAACCGGAACTCGACGGCGTCGCAACCTGAGAACCCGAGCAGTAACGAAAACGCCTCCCGCAGGAACTCGCCCCGCGGCACGCCGCGGTTTCCCAAACGCAGGACCTGGTGGGAAAGCTCGTAATAGTCCTCGATAAGCACGCGGCTTCGCGCTAACCGGGAGGTTCTCGCTTTCGACTTGCCAACCATATCGTATCGCCGCCGGCGTTTAATGAGCGGAACTCGAGGCGGCAAGTTAAAATTAAATAACCGGCGGCTAAATGTCAAGCACTCTAAACGCCGATATTAAACGGCTCGCAACCCGGCGCGTTAAGGCCCGTCGGCGTTTTAGCCCAACGCGGCGAATAAAACCCGCGGCCCTGCACGTCGACCGCGGCGTCGGGTCGGCGCCCGGCTCCGGCGGCGTAAAGAGCGAGATGCCGCGTTCCGGCGCCTCGCCGCGATACCGGCCCGAGTACGGCCGGAAATCCCCGCTAATTCGTCTCCCTCCGATTCCGAATTAACATAACCCCCTGATTACTCAGGGGGTTTTGTTAAGCCAGGAGCGGGATTCGAACCCGCGACCTGCTAATTACGAATCAGCTGCTCTGGCCGACTGAGCTATCCTGGCGTCAATACTTAGTCCGTGTCGGACCACGCCGCGGCCCAGGCGCCGGAGCCGCTTGCGCTGTACACCTCGAGGAAGAAGAGGCCGCCGCCGCTCAAATTGATGGTATCGCCTTCGGTCAGGTCGAAGTCGTTCAGTTCGTCGTGGTTCCGGCCGTAGACCGTAACCCAGAATTCGGTTCCATCGGGCCAATCGAAGACGACGTCGACGTCGCCCGAGTCCGCTAAGACGGCGAATTCGTCCTCGTCGGTATTATCTTTAATATAACCGCTGACGCTTCCGTCGAGGGCGTACGCCGCCGCCGCGAGCGCCACCACCGCGGCCAGTAACCACGCCATCTTTTTCATCGCTGCTTCCTTCCATTCGGGGTTAACGTTCGTAGAAGGCGGTCCACGCGCCCCCGCCCGATTCCGTATACACGACGAAAGTGAACTTGCCGCCGCCCTTGAGCTGTATCACCGGCCCTTCGGCCAGCGCGAAGTCGCCCAGCTCCTTGCGGCCCTGGCCGAGGAC
This genomic window contains:
- the murJ gene encoding murein biosynthesis integral membrane protein MurJ; this encodes MAPEQVIKKPEENGRGRFFRAAGVIGVATVASRILGLAREIAFAGIFGANWVTDAFRIAYVIPYLLRRLLGEGAMSAFFVPVFTEQLEREGRDGAFRFAQSLYTLFLTCVVIAVILGVLAMPAVVAVIAPGFVRQAATFGLSASLARLMLPYMLFMMTSALAMGILNSFYRFAVPACAPIVMNVFALGSLFILVPLFGETPQEQIYALTVGVLAGGVAQVLIQVPSLRKVGFRFRPRFDFRHPAIKKVGILMVPALFSIGVIRINLLISTAAASFVGVGVVSFIMYAERLLQFPMGVFGFSLANALLPRISRHAARGEIETFKDLLSFALRASLFISLPATAGLIVLGEPLVRVIYERGAFTAADAAATSVILGAFAVGLFAFVGMQIVTPAFYALKLPKEPIRGGVVALVSNLIFAVVLALLFKGPGIALAISISTTCTLAYLLHRLRRAVGPIGFRRIAVAGARFGGASVLLAAFLVLARVALGRYVPAATLPQAGALLAIVATAVPAYVLLARLFGAPEVREVINIVLRRK
- a CDS encoding sigma-54 dependent transcriptional regulator, with translation MVNDDKPRLLVVDDVPEILEALQRKLAARGYAVFTAPGAPEAIKLLDETAVDLVITDMKMPRVSGLELIRYVRENLPDTEVMMITAYASVPDAVEAVKTGAEEYLAKPFTDEELLTAVSRILEKLRARRMTERLPRPGDLSRYGLVAESKVMHKVFQDVEKAAATNATVLITGESGTGKELVARATHYASDRAAAPFVPVNCGAVPQELLESELFGHVKGAFTGARDTRAGFFQTADGGTIFLDEIAETNLSMQVKLLRVLQDKNVYMVGSRRPHKADVRIIAASNKDLLHLVNKGAFRDDLYYRLAVITIDIPPLRERGDDILLLTNVFVDKYSGELGKTPLRLSDKVIQVFREYNWPGNVRELENVIQRLVAMTDAEEIDVPDLPSLMRHRTVREVNLTRPLEEVEVEYIQNVLASVGGNKTEAAEVLGINRKTLAQKLKKSEGYGDST
- a CDS encoding HAD-IIIA family hydrolase codes for the protein MVRVALLDRDGVLNRDRPDYIKNAAELEVFPFARAAVETFKAAGWLVYVVSNQSVVARGLASRADVDAVTAKLAREVGPVDG
- a CDS encoding FMN-binding glutamate synthase family protein → MSLSRINASAATLTKNRTEDSIVPASGMCVTCVDGCIGMCEIGKSAYRGHEVIYPQPFGVITTAAEKAYPVDYSHFNIMGTAVGAHGVEADSDKAIFPAVNTEVRLGHDDGLKFRLPIMIPGIGSTNIAKNNWEGLAIGTALAGTGLTIGENVVGMDPESKIKNGRVVDTVDLKRRVALFTDNQRDGYGAIVVQANIEDTRLGVQEYAIEKLGAQCVELKWGQGAKDIGGEVKVRDLKKAQLLYERGYIVLPNPTDPDVIQAFERGAFKEFERHSRVGMVTEESFAGRVEELRKAGAKYVFLKTGAYRPADLARAVKFASKYKLDLLTVDGAGGGTGMSPWRMMNEWGVPPVEIHSLLYRYAKRLADRGEHVPALAAAGGFTFEDQIFKALALGAPFVKLVGMARGPIAAAMVGKTIGRTIAEHQLPVYVERFGDTIDEIFVTAAELRKELGDDEFEKLPPGAIGLYTYYERLAQGLRQLMCGSRKFALEYISRDDLAALTPEAAAISGIPYVMDVDKEEVEAILDA
- a CDS encoding 2Fe-2S iron-sulfur cluster-binding protein — its product is MVKLTVNGLPVEVEEGTTLLEAARFYGFPVPTLCYKEGLSPYGACRLCVVEVGEGPRAKLVSSCTYPAQEGLKVRTASERVLRARRMVIELLLASCPQSKIIQDIASAHDVRRQRFKQEYEDCIMCGLCVRMCEEQMMAKAIGFRGRGERRSIGTPFDIKSDECRLCGGCIYICPACQLRCTYTEPEKAICGGCANLAPPCIEKEQFHDMMCYMDPCVACEIDKE
- a CDS encoding NAD(P)H-dependent oxidoreductase subunit E; the encoded protein is MQLTKTHASGRGAAVDTSRGICTTCIHAPTCAHRLKNAEVTIWECDLFESYEAPRLYEAVETHLGRRGAIMAMLEEIQSKYGYLPAGGLKVVAEKTGASLVDIYGVATFYKSFSLRPRGKHLVSACLGTACHVRGGPAVAGEFERQLGVAPGETTPDREFTLETVACLGACALGPIVVVDGHYFSHVSPTKVKRILRQTREGLDKVEVKKDKRIFPIRVNCPRCNHGLMDSEAEIDGYPSIRVTMSFGREHGWLRLSSLYGSYRVESEYEIPEDAVVNFFCPHCHAELRGPAACPECGAPMVSMIVRGGGVVQICSRRGCKCHMLDVNGVNI
- a CDS encoding ATP-binding protein, with the protein product MVGKSKARTSRLARSRVLIEDYYELSHQVLRLGNRGVPRGEFLREAFSLLLGFSGCDAVEFRLRDGDFCYYAEMVGEPSRNFRFGIIDRVAEDDGKILPCVADDAPTERLCRDVLRGRLAAGQPCLTEKGTFWTGGAGETLVMGSSADGETSAAPYLIGGDYESLIVAPFAVGVGDIGVLLLKSRRKDFFGRAEAELFEGVAQNLGVAVADRRTHWKLRERVKEMTCLYKIAETASRPGISAEEVFRKIVRLLPPAMQYPDITIGKIVIDGAVYATEELEDTPYKLSADIFVHGEKRGALEVQYKEAKLDYEPGVFLQEEQNLLDAVARQIGLIIENRLAEEERAQLHEQLWHADRLATIGQLAAGIAHELNEPLASVLSFAELLKEDPGLSAQGAKDLGKILTATLRARGIVRQLLFFAREVPTIKQAVDVGDVVEETLSLLQSRFGKESVECEFRLASDVPKIVADPAQLHQVVINLLVNAFQAMPDGGKLTISTGANGEYVYLAVEDTGVGMSEEIKRNIFLPFFTTKEVGQGTGLGLPVVHGIVTAHGGSVAVESEPGKGSRFEVRLPLRPAGNQKESDDDGQRR
- a CDS encoding NADH-quinone oxidoreductase subunit NuoF, with translation MQRLTSVEDFEELRGRLESDRDPAFPTIVINAGTCGQASGANDLIRIAKRDILNKGLAEKVHLRITGCHGFCEMEPSVLLEPGGIFYPRVGLDDMSRIVEAVPAGEVLEDLLYEDPATGERIAGEQDVPFFRKQVRTLLGQSEKIDPIRVYNYVENGGYGAFVEVLKRGDRGWTVEEVKASRLRGRGGAGFPTGLKWEMLAAQPNGRGKFVVCNADEGDPGAYMDRSLLEGNPHAIIEGMLIGAFATGADRGVVYVRNEYPLAIKHLVIALRQARELGLLGDNILDSGFSFDLDLVRGAGAFVCGEETALMRSIEGKTGEPRQRPPYPVEKGIDGKPTAINNVETWANVPVLFRKGAAAFARVGTENSKGTKIFSLVGKVKNTGLVEVPMGITLREVVYDIGGGPSGKAPVKAVQTGGPSGGCIPASMFDLPISYDSLAEAGSIMGSGGMIVMDENTCMVDVARYFMNFLKDESCGKCFTCRKGTQRMYELLDDITRGEGTPEHLELLGELGEAVKDTTMCGLGQTAPNPPLSTLRYFREEYETHVRDGKCPAGVCKGLISFAIDPERCTGCGACAKVCPEGAIAGEPDEPFTLDSEKCNRCGSCYEVCQHEAIVKA